The following are encoded together in the Panicum virgatum strain AP13 chromosome 6K, P.virgatum_v5, whole genome shotgun sequence genome:
- the LOC120712569 gene encoding cytokinin dehydrogenase 11-like has protein sequence MMLAYMDRAAAAAEPEDAGEAAGVAAGCAAAATDFGGLVSAMPAAVVRPASAEDVASAIRAAARTAGLTVAARGNGHSVAGQATAEGGLVLDMRALALSRRPQMQLVGGCPGGGGGGVDGPFFADVPGGALWEEVLHWGVKTHGLAPASWTDYLRLTVGGTLSNGGVSGQSFRYGPQVSNVAELEVVTGDGECRVCSPSCHPDLFFAVLGGLGQFGVITRARIPLRRAPARVRWARAVYASFAEYAADAEWLVTRGPGAAAFDYVEGFAFANSDDPVNGWPAVPIPGGARFDPALLPPGAGPVLYCLEVALNRYPDDEDKAAEEAVRRMMAPLKHVRGLEFAADVGYVEFLSRVNRVEEEARRNGSWDAPHPWLNLFVSARDIADFDRSVIKGMLADGIDGPMLIYPMLKSQWDPNTSVALPEGEIFYLVALLRFCRAGGPAVDELVAQNGAILRACRANGYDHKAYFPSYRGEAEWARHFGAARWRRFVERKARYDPLAILAPGQKIFPRAPATSVAVQL, from the exons ATGATGCTCGCGTACATggaccgcgcggcggcggcggccgagccggAGGAcgccggggaggcggcgggcgtggcggccgggtgcgcggcggcggcgacggactTCGGCGGGCTGGTGAGCGccatgccggcggcggtggtccgCCCCGCGAGCGCGGAGGACGTGGCGAGCGCCATCCGCGCGGCAGCGCGGACGGCGGGGCTCACCGTGGCCGCCCGCGGGAACGGGCACTCGGTGGCCGGGCAGGCGACGGCGGAGGGCGGGCTGGTCCTGGACATGCGCGCGCTGGCGCTGTCCCGCCGCCCGCAGATGCAGCTGGTGGGCGGGtgccccggcggcggtggcggcggcgtggacgggccGTTCTTCGCCGACGTCCCCGGCGGCGCGCTCTGGGAGGAGGTGCTCCACTGGGGCGTCAAGACCCACGGCCTGGCCCCGGCGTCGTGGACCGACTACCTCCGCCTCACCGTCGGCGGCACGCTCTCCAACGGCGGCGTGAGCGGGCAGTCCTTCCGCTACGGGCCGCAGGTGTCCAACGtggcggagctggaggtggtgaccggcgacggcgagtgcCGCGtgtgctcgccgtcgtgccACCCGGACCTCTTCTTCGCGGTGCTGGGCGGGCTGGGGCAGTTCGGGGTCATCACCCGCGCCCGCATCCCGCTGCGGCGGGCGCCCGCGCGGGTGCGGTGGGCGCGCGCCGTGTACGCGAGCTTCGCCGAGTACGCGGCGGACGCCGAATGGCTGGTGACGCGCggccccggcgcggcggccttcGACTACGTGGAGGGCTTCGCCTTCGCCAACAGCGACGACCCCGTCAACGGGTGGCCGGCCGTGCCCATCCCCGGCGGCGCCCGCTTCGACCCGGCCCTCCTCCCCCCCGGCGCCGGCCCCGTGCTCTACTGCCTGGAGGTGGCCCTGAACCGGTACCCCGACGACGAGGACAAG gcggcggaggaggccgtgAGGCGGATGATGGCGCCGCTGAAGCACGTGCGGGGGCTGGAGTTCGCGGCGGACGTCGGGTACGTGGAGTTCCTGTCCCGCGTGAaccgggtggaggaggaggcccggCGCAACGGCAGCTGGGACGCGCCGCACCCCTGGCTCAACCTCTTCGTCTCCGCCCGCGACATCGCCGACTTCGACCGCTCCGTCATCAAGGGCATGCTCGCCGACGGCATCGACGGGCCCATGCTCATCTACCCCATGCTCAAGAGCCA GTGGGACCCCAACACGTCGGTGGCGCTGCCGGAGGGCGAGATCTTCTACCTGGTGGCGCTGCTGCGCTTCTGCCGCGCCGGCGGGCCGGCGGTGGACGAGCTGGTGGCGCAGAACGGCGCCATCCTCCGCGCGTGCCGCGCCAACGGGTACGACCACAAGGCCTACTTCCCCAGCTACCGCGGCGAGGCCGAGTGGGCGCGCCATTTCGGCGCCGCCAGGTGGAGGCGCTTCGTGGAGCGCAAGGCCCGCTACGACCCGCTGGCGATCCTCGCGCCGGGCCAGAAGATCTTCCCCAGGGCCCCGGCGACCTCCGTCGCCGTGCAGCTGTAG
- the LOC120712568 gene encoding protein trichome birefringence-like 9 isoform X2 — translation MLHHSTRSSPLDQPMHTRHVFVSVFLFLLALCLVALLPPRGSPPPGLFFQPWLPPLSSRSGTEHDSAGSECDYANGRWVKDDNAGVTAYNEDCPFLDPGFRCMQNGRMDDSFRYWRWRPHRCHLPKFNATEMLERSRNGRIVFAGDSIGRNQWESMVCMLAGASPAGTSRVYEQSGKPISRHKGYLSMIFADYNLSVEYYRAPMVVMVDRLPTNATSDGSGGVRGAIRLDVLPRHADRWAGADVLVLNTGHWWNVHKTAKAGNYFMVGDRLNKSMDIKEAFRLSLETVRDWELRSAQCSKRYFFFRSYSPSHYSNGTWNTGGSCAGQQDPLTASTTTTNRWDEEYSWINVMIAKTTERMRTSGRKARFLNITHMTQLRPDGHPSRHREPGTPPDAPEDCSHWCLPGIPDAWNEVLYAHLVSMGYDTTRKYK, via the exons ATGCTCCACCACTCCACGCGCAGCTCACCTCTGGATCAACCCATGCACACAAGACACGTATTCGTCTCcgttttcctcttcctcctcgcgctcTGCCTCGTCGCCCTCCTTCCACCGCgcgggtcgccgccgccagggtTGTTCTTCCAACCTTGGTTGCCTCCGCTCAGCAGCAGGAGTGGCACGGAGCACGACAGCGCCGGCAGTGAATGCGACTATGCGAACGGGCGATGGGTGAAGGACGACAACGCCGGTGTGACGGCGTACAACGAGGACTgcccgttcctcgaccccggTTTCCGGTGCATGCAGAACGGCCGCATGGACGACTCCTTCCGGTACTGGCGCTGGCGGCCTCACCGCTGCCACCTCCCTAA GTTCAACGCGACGGAGATGCTAGAGAGGAGCCGGAACGGCCGGATCGTGTTCGCTGGGGACTCCATCGGCCGGAACCAGTGGGAGTCCATGGTGTGCATGCTCGCCGGCGCCTCGCCCGCCGGCACGTCCAGGGTGTACGAGCAGTCCGGGAAGCCGATCAGCCGGCACAAGGGTTACCTCTCCATGATTTTCGCCGACTACAACCTCTCCGTCGAGTACTACCGCGCGCCCATGGTCGTGATGGTCGACCGCCTCCCCACAAACGCGACGAgcgatggcagcggcggcgtgagggGAGCGATTCGCCTCGACGTGCTGCCTCGGCACGCCGATCGATGGGCCGGCGCGGACGTGCTCGTGCTCAACACCGGCCACTGGTGGAACGTGCACAAGACTGCCAAAGC AGGGAACTATTTCATGGTTGGCGACCGCTTGAACAAGAGCATGGACATCAAGGAAGCATTTAGGTTGTCCCTAGAAACGGTGAGAGATTGGGAGTTGAGGAGTGCACAGTGTTCCAAGAGGTATTTCTTCTTCAGAAGTTACTCTCCTTCGCATTATAG CAACGGCACCTGGAACACAGGTGGCTCATGCGCTGGCCAGCAAGATCCACTAACGGCCTCTACGACGACGACGAACCGCTGGGATGAAGAGTACTCATGGATCAACGTGATGATCGCGAAGACGACAGAACGTATGAGGACCAGCGGAAGGAAGGCAAGGTTCTTGAACATCACTCACATGACGCAGCTCAGGCCGGACGGCCACCCCTCTCGGCACAGGGAGCCGGGAACTCCTCCGGACGCACCTGAGGACTGCAGCCACTGGTGCCTACCGGGCATACCTGATGCGTGGAATGAGGTCCTGTACGCACATCTCGTTTCCATGGGGTATGACACAACAAGGAAATACAAATGA
- the LOC120712568 gene encoding protein trichome birefringence-like 9 isoform X1, translated as MLHHSTRSSPLDQPMHTRHVFVSVFLFLLALCLVALLPPRGSPPPGLFFQPWLPPLSSRSGTEHDSAGSECDYANGRWVKDDNAGVTAYNEDCPFLDPGFRCMQNGRMDDSFRYWRWRPHRCHLPNLFRFNATEMLERSRNGRIVFAGDSIGRNQWESMVCMLAGASPAGTSRVYEQSGKPISRHKGYLSMIFADYNLSVEYYRAPMVVMVDRLPTNATSDGSGGVRGAIRLDVLPRHADRWAGADVLVLNTGHWWNVHKTAKAGNYFMVGDRLNKSMDIKEAFRLSLETVRDWELRSAQCSKRYFFFRSYSPSHYSNGTWNTGGSCAGQQDPLTASTTTTNRWDEEYSWINVMIAKTTERMRTSGRKARFLNITHMTQLRPDGHPSRHREPGTPPDAPEDCSHWCLPGIPDAWNEVLYAHLVSMGYDTTRKYK; from the exons ATGCTCCACCACTCCACGCGCAGCTCACCTCTGGATCAACCCATGCACACAAGACACGTATTCGTCTCcgttttcctcttcctcctcgcgctcTGCCTCGTCGCCCTCCTTCCACCGCgcgggtcgccgccgccagggtTGTTCTTCCAACCTTGGTTGCCTCCGCTCAGCAGCAGGAGTGGCACGGAGCACGACAGCGCCGGCAGTGAATGCGACTATGCGAACGGGCGATGGGTGAAGGACGACAACGCCGGTGTGACGGCGTACAACGAGGACTgcccgttcctcgaccccggTTTCCGGTGCATGCAGAACGGCCGCATGGACGACTCCTTCCGGTACTGGCGCTGGCGGCCTCACCGCTGCCACCTCCCTAA TTTGTTCAGGTTCAACGCGACGGAGATGCTAGAGAGGAGCCGGAACGGCCGGATCGTGTTCGCTGGGGACTCCATCGGCCGGAACCAGTGGGAGTCCATGGTGTGCATGCTCGCCGGCGCCTCGCCCGCCGGCACGTCCAGGGTGTACGAGCAGTCCGGGAAGCCGATCAGCCGGCACAAGGGTTACCTCTCCATGATTTTCGCCGACTACAACCTCTCCGTCGAGTACTACCGCGCGCCCATGGTCGTGATGGTCGACCGCCTCCCCACAAACGCGACGAgcgatggcagcggcggcgtgagggGAGCGATTCGCCTCGACGTGCTGCCTCGGCACGCCGATCGATGGGCCGGCGCGGACGTGCTCGTGCTCAACACCGGCCACTGGTGGAACGTGCACAAGACTGCCAAAGC AGGGAACTATTTCATGGTTGGCGACCGCTTGAACAAGAGCATGGACATCAAGGAAGCATTTAGGTTGTCCCTAGAAACGGTGAGAGATTGGGAGTTGAGGAGTGCACAGTGTTCCAAGAGGTATTTCTTCTTCAGAAGTTACTCTCCTTCGCATTATAG CAACGGCACCTGGAACACAGGTGGCTCATGCGCTGGCCAGCAAGATCCACTAACGGCCTCTACGACGACGACGAACCGCTGGGATGAAGAGTACTCATGGATCAACGTGATGATCGCGAAGACGACAGAACGTATGAGGACCAGCGGAAGGAAGGCAAGGTTCTTGAACATCACTCACATGACGCAGCTCAGGCCGGACGGCCACCCCTCTCGGCACAGGGAGCCGGGAACTCCTCCGGACGCACCTGAGGACTGCAGCCACTGGTGCCTACCGGGCATACCTGATGCGTGGAATGAGGTCCTGTACGCACATCTCGTTTCCATGGGGTATGACACAACAAGGAAATACAAATGA
- the LOC120712570 gene encoding F-box/FBD/LRR-repeat protein At1g13570-like isoform X1 — translation MAASPPTQKPRLASVPDALASLPLEVLDNIFSRLHIYDVVRTSVLSRAWRRRWEALPTVDLSHSPGICASDVDALLLRRGSAPVRAFCLPARDPSWMAFNYFHDWLLRLSRRGVRDLTLGFPSRFGLFQLHSCLFSCRELTRLSLTNCRIPPAPAGLAGFPNLKTLRLEKVVVAAQEHAGKGFAALIAASPVLEDVEIVCVVLVGDDPDDEWVIRAPNLRKLSILGAFKYGGVTESLPLLEEAIFFGTNCAKFLTGMAGITKLDFSFISIWPTEVDVLERLPFLFENLRFLSVTVNFCKMCHVFSMFCLLRSAPVLEELEVWGWSDGIQEIETNSEFLNAQCADHIFAKLHVVHMKKFSYLINEMHFMEFVLLKARVLQVLYVTLDFYATCSNEEVVTEIAEYPRASSDAQVIFMGREPESANDESRGFITAEDSDGEMSIDKARPRRRQRLKSESVAQVEQLREELQNLKNEEVQILKDRLRLNEEISVLYKDLKKYVSYSNSALQLLCKGCNIACPHLDRSASHCAATRASSSDHAGTSKQGGTPVDTAINGSRVDPPENHAVGGPGNVHMDAPGDIINCADDAHPKSPEDHD, via the exons AtggcggcctcgccgccgacgcagaAGCCGCGGCTCGCGTCGGTGCCGGATGCGCTTGCCTCTCTCCCCCTCGAGGTCCTCGACAACATCTTCTCCCGCCTCCACATCTACGACGTGGTCCGCACCTCGGTGCTCTCCCGCgcgtggcggcgccggtgggAGGCGCTCCCCACGGTGGACCTTTCCCATAGCCCCGGCATCTGCGCCTCCGACGTCGACGCTCTGCTCCTCCGCCGAGGCTCCGCACCCGTCCGCGCGTTCTGCCTCCCCGCGAGGGACCCCTCTTGGATGGCCTTCAACTACTTCCACGACTGGCTCCTCCGCCTCTCCCGGCGCGGCGTCCGGGACCTAACCCTCGGCTTCCCGTCCCGGTTCGGCCTCTTCCAGTTGCATTCCTGCCTCTTCTCGTGCCGCGAGCTCACCCGCCTCAGCCTCACCAACTGCCGCATCCCGCCGGCACCCGCGGGGCTCGCCGGGTTCCCGAACCTCAAGACGCTGCGCCTTGAGaaggtcgtcgtcgccgctcaGGAGCACGCGGGGAAGGGGTTCGCGGCCCTGATAGCCGCTTCGCCGGTGCTTGAGGATGTGGAGATTGTCTGCGTGGTGCTTGTCGGGGATGACCCCGATGATGAGTGGGTGATTCGGGCGCCCAATCTCCGGAAGCTTTCGATTCTCGGTGCTTTTAAATATGGTGGTGTAACAGAAAGCCTCCCGCTGCTTGAGGAAGCGATTTTCTTCGGCACGAATTGTGCAAAGTTTTTGACAGGGATGGCGGGAATCACCAAGCTTGACTTCAGCTTCATTTCCATTTGG CCAACTGAAGTTGATGTCCTGGAGCGGCTTCCCTTCCTGTTTGAGAACCTTAGGTTCTTATCTGTTACAGTGAATTTCTGCAAAATGTGCCACGTTTTTTCTATGTTCTGCCTGCTCAGAAGTGCTCCTGTTCTTGAGGAACTCGAAGTTTGG GGATGGAGCGATGGAATCCAGGAAATTGAAACAAACAGCGAGTTCTTGAACGCTCAGTGTGCTGATCAtatatttgcaaaacttcatgTTGTCCATATGAAGAAGTTTTCATACCTCATTAATGAGATGCACTTTATGGAGTTTGttttattgaaagcaagagTATTACAAGTGTTATATGTCACCCTGGATTTCTATGCCACATGCAGTAATGAGGAGGTTGTTACTGAAATAGCAGAATATCCTAGAGCCTCATCTGATGCTCAGGTTATCTTCATGGGAAGAGAACCAGAATCTGCAAATGA TGAAAGCAGAGGCTTCATTACCGCGGAAGATTCTGATGGTGAGATGTCAATAGATAAAGCTCGCCCTCGAAGACGCCAGCGGTTGAAATCTGAGTCTGTGGCACAGGTGGAGCAGCTTCGGGAGGAGCTACAAAATCTGAAAAATGAGGAGGTACAGATTCTCAAGGATAGATTACGGTTGAATGAGGAGATATCAGTGTTGTATAAGGACCTCAAAAAGTATGTCAGTTACAGCAATTCTGCCCTTCAG TTGCTGTGCAAAGGATGCAATATTGCCTGCCCTCACCTTGACCGGTCGGCATCCCACTGTGCAGCCACTCGTGCATCGTCATCTGACCATGCA GGCACTTCCAAACAAGGAGGCACTCCAGTGGATACTGCCATCAATGGTTCTCGTGTGGATCCTCCAGAAAACCACGCTGTCGGTGGTCCTGGAAATGTTCACATGGATGCTCCAGGTGATATCATCAATTGTGCTGACGATGCTCACCCGAAATCTCCAGAAGACCATGACTAG
- the LOC120712570 gene encoding uncharacterized protein LOC120712570 isoform X2, translating to MAASPPTQKPRLASVPDALASLPLEVLDNIFSRLHIYDVVRTSVLSRAWRRRWEALPTVDLSHSPGICASDVDALLLRRGSAPVRAFCLPARDPSWMAFNYFHDWLLRLSRRGVRDLTLGFPSRFGLFQLHSCLFSCRELTRLSLTNCRIPPAPAGLAGFPNLKTLRLEKVVVAAQEHAGKGFAALIAASPVLEDVEIVCVVLVGDDPDDEWVIRAPNLRKLSILGAFKYGGVTESLPLLEEAIFFGTNCAKFLTGMAGITKLDFSFISIWGWSDGIQEIETNSEFLNAQCADHIFAKLHVVHMKKFSYLINEMHFMEFVLLKARVLQVLYVTLDFYATCSNEEVVTEIAEYPRASSDAQVIFMGREPESANDESRGFITAEDSDGEMSIDKARPRRRQRLKSESVAQVEQLREELQNLKNEEVQILKDRLRLNEEISVLYKDLKKYVSYSNSALQLLCKGCNIACPHLDRSASHCAATRASSSDHAGTSKQGGTPVDTAINGSRVDPPENHAVGGPGNVHMDAPGDIINCADDAHPKSPEDHD from the exons AtggcggcctcgccgccgacgcagaAGCCGCGGCTCGCGTCGGTGCCGGATGCGCTTGCCTCTCTCCCCCTCGAGGTCCTCGACAACATCTTCTCCCGCCTCCACATCTACGACGTGGTCCGCACCTCGGTGCTCTCCCGCgcgtggcggcgccggtgggAGGCGCTCCCCACGGTGGACCTTTCCCATAGCCCCGGCATCTGCGCCTCCGACGTCGACGCTCTGCTCCTCCGCCGAGGCTCCGCACCCGTCCGCGCGTTCTGCCTCCCCGCGAGGGACCCCTCTTGGATGGCCTTCAACTACTTCCACGACTGGCTCCTCCGCCTCTCCCGGCGCGGCGTCCGGGACCTAACCCTCGGCTTCCCGTCCCGGTTCGGCCTCTTCCAGTTGCATTCCTGCCTCTTCTCGTGCCGCGAGCTCACCCGCCTCAGCCTCACCAACTGCCGCATCCCGCCGGCACCCGCGGGGCTCGCCGGGTTCCCGAACCTCAAGACGCTGCGCCTTGAGaaggtcgtcgtcgccgctcaGGAGCACGCGGGGAAGGGGTTCGCGGCCCTGATAGCCGCTTCGCCGGTGCTTGAGGATGTGGAGATTGTCTGCGTGGTGCTTGTCGGGGATGACCCCGATGATGAGTGGGTGATTCGGGCGCCCAATCTCCGGAAGCTTTCGATTCTCGGTGCTTTTAAATATGGTGGTGTAACAGAAAGCCTCCCGCTGCTTGAGGAAGCGATTTTCTTCGGCACGAATTGTGCAAAGTTTTTGACAGGGATGGCGGGAATCACCAAGCTTGACTTCAGCTTCATTTCCATTTGG GGATGGAGCGATGGAATCCAGGAAATTGAAACAAACAGCGAGTTCTTGAACGCTCAGTGTGCTGATCAtatatttgcaaaacttcatgTTGTCCATATGAAGAAGTTTTCATACCTCATTAATGAGATGCACTTTATGGAGTTTGttttattgaaagcaagagTATTACAAGTGTTATATGTCACCCTGGATTTCTATGCCACATGCAGTAATGAGGAGGTTGTTACTGAAATAGCAGAATATCCTAGAGCCTCATCTGATGCTCAGGTTATCTTCATGGGAAGAGAACCAGAATCTGCAAATGA TGAAAGCAGAGGCTTCATTACCGCGGAAGATTCTGATGGTGAGATGTCAATAGATAAAGCTCGCCCTCGAAGACGCCAGCGGTTGAAATCTGAGTCTGTGGCACAGGTGGAGCAGCTTCGGGAGGAGCTACAAAATCTGAAAAATGAGGAGGTACAGATTCTCAAGGATAGATTACGGTTGAATGAGGAGATATCAGTGTTGTATAAGGACCTCAAAAAGTATGTCAGTTACAGCAATTCTGCCCTTCAG TTGCTGTGCAAAGGATGCAATATTGCCTGCCCTCACCTTGACCGGTCGGCATCCCACTGTGCAGCCACTCGTGCATCGTCATCTGACCATGCA GGCACTTCCAAACAAGGAGGCACTCCAGTGGATACTGCCATCAATGGTTCTCGTGTGGATCCTCCAGAAAACCACGCTGTCGGTGGTCCTGGAAATGTTCACATGGATGCTCCAGGTGATATCATCAATTGTGCTGACGATGCTCACCCGAAATCTCCAGAAGACCATGACTAG